The genomic segment CTGAAGTACGGAGCGGAGACACGCCCTATATGCGCTGGGGGCTGCTGCCGTTGTACTTTTTGTGTTTGGTAACACTGCTGTTTGCTACCGCACTGGTGATTGCCACCCGTCCAACAACAGCAACGAGCGAGCGGTAATGGCGAAGTTACTGTTCAGACTGAACAATGTGCCGGATGAAGAAGCTGATGCAGTGAGGGCTTTGCTGGAGCAGCATGCTATTCATTGTTATGAAACCCATGCTGGTCGTTGGGGAATATCCGTGGCAGCGATTTGGCTGGTCGATGCCGATGACTACGACAGGGCAAGATCGCTGATTGACGCAGTACAACAGGATCTGCTTGACCAAAACAGGGGGGCATCCCAACCGGTGCCATCCTTGCGCCATCGCTTTCGGGAACGCCCGATAGATTTTATTCTGGTCGCGGCGGGTATTGGAATCATCGTGATGCTGACCGTATGGCCATTTGTAACGGTGTTTGAGTAGCCAAAAAACTACTAACTTAACGTTTCAAACGGCCCAGTGTTGCATCCAGAACCGGCTGATTGGCTGCCGGAAAATTGTAGCTGGCCAAATCAGCAGCACCAACCCAGCAGATCGGTTGCCCTTCGGCACCGTGTGCCTGCAATGACTCTGTTGCCGTTACCTCTACCCAGTAAACATCCAGTCGGACTGACTTGTCTGGATAATCAAAGCAGACCTCAATCAACGGTGACATACTGTCGTTACCCAGTTGCAGGCCCAGCTCTTCGTCCAGCTCTCTCACCAGGGCGGCAGCGGTTGTTTCACCTGCTTCAATCTTTCCCCCTGGAAACTCCCACAGCCCACCCTGATGTTTATGATCCGGGCGTTTTGCGATCAGGATTTGCTGTTGCGGATTACAAATCACTGCCACAGCTACCGCCAATTGCTCAGTAACAGCAACGGCGTGACTCATATCCCCTGCATCTCTCACAGCCATCAGGAACGATAATCGGCATTGATGGTGACATACTCATGGGACAAATCCGTCGTCCAGATGGTCTCGGTCACATCTCCGCGCCCAAGCGCAATACGCACGGTAAACTCGGACTGTTTGAATATGGCAGCACCAGCAGCTTCGGTGTACGAGTCACAGCGGCCACCATCTTCAACGATACGGACGTCATCAAGCCAGATCTGGATCTTATCCAGTTCCATATTGGCGACACCGGCGCGGCCAACGGCTGCAAGAATACGACCCCAGTTGGCATCGGAGGCAAACATGGCGGTCTTCACCAGTGGCGAATGAGCAACCGTGTAAGCGACATCCAGTGCCTCTTGCTGCTCGCGTGCTTCAATAACTTCGACAGTAACGAACTTGGTTGCGCCTTCACCGTCACGCACAATGGCTTGGGCCAGTAGCTGAAAGGCTATTTTTAATTCGTTAAACAGCATCTCGGCCACGGGGGAATCGGCATCGGTAATCGTCAGTGCCGATTGGCCAGTGGCGATCAGGATACAGCTGTCGTTGGTTGAGGTGTCACCATCGATAGTAATGCGGTTAAACGAGGCATTAGCCAGACGCTTGCACCACTGCTCAAGTACCGTTTTGTCAATCTGCGCATCGGTGGCAATAAAGCCCAGCATGGTCGCCATATTGGGCTTGATCATGCCAGCCCCTTTGGATATGCCACTGATGGTGACCTCATGGCCATCCAGTTCAAAGCAGTGCGAGTAACCTTTTGGCAAGGTATCCGTTGTCATGATGCCACGCGCTGCACGGGCCCACTGGTCTTCGCCAAGTTGTGCCAATGCCAGAGGAATGCCGCGTTCAAAGGCGGCCATATTGAGTGGCTCGCCAATGACTCCGGTCGAAAACGGCAGTATCTGACTGGCCTCAACACCGGTAGCTGCGGCCAGCAACTCACAGCTACGACGAGCATTGGCAAACCCTTGCTTGCCGGTGCCGGCATTGGCATTGCCGGTATTGATCAACAGGTAACGCGGTGACTGTACAGCGAGATGCTCACGGGCAATCTGCACGGGAGCCGCGCAGAAAGCATTTTGGGTAAATACGCCAGCTACCTCGGCACCCTCTGCCAACTCAAAAATAACCATATCATCGCGGTTCTGGTAACGCACCGCAGACTGGGCTATTCCCAACCGTACACCGGCAACGGTTGCAAAATCCTCAAATACTGAAAAATTAACGGCCATGTTGTATCTCTTACGCCTTATGACAATGTGCCATGACAATGCTTGTATTTTTTACCAGAACCACACGGGCAGGGTTCATTACGTCCCACTTTGCGCTCATCACGGACAAACGGTTGTACCTGATCATCTCCAGGTGCTGCAACCGGCTCGTCTGCAACCATACCACTGGTGGTTTCGTGCTCGTATTTCGCCAGTTGCGCCTGGGCTTCAGCTTCGGCACGGCGCTTCTCTTCCATTTCACGGACTTCCGATTCTTCACGAACCTTGACGTGAGACAGCACCCGAATGGTCTCGCGCTTGATATTGCCAAGCAGCTCCTGAAACAGGTTAAACGATTCACGTTTATATTCCTGCTTCGGATTTTTCTGGCCATAACCACGCAGATGAATACCCTGGCGCAGGTGATCCATGGTCGCCAGGTGCTCTTTCCAGAGATTATCAACAATCTGCAGCATCACCTGCTTTTCAAAGATACGCAGGGTTTCTCGACCAACCGAGGCCTCCTTGTCTTTGTAGGCTTGCTCAATGGCAGCCGCTATGCGCTCACGCAGGGTTTCTTCATACAGTTTGTCTTCCGCATCCAGCCACTGCTGAATCGGCAATTCGACATTAAATTCAGCACTCAGATACGCTTCCAGCTCAGCGATATCCCACTGCTCTTCCAGACTTTGTGGGGCAATGTAATCGTTAACCGCTTCATCAACCACATCCTTGCGTACCGCCGTTATGATGTTGCCGATGTCATCCATCGCCATCAGGTCATTACGCTGTTCATACACAACGCGGCGCTGGTCGTTGGCCACATCGTCGTATTCCAGCAACTGCTTACGAATATCAAAGTTGCGGCCTTCGACCTTGCGTTGTGCCTTCTCGACCGCATTGGTGACCATTTTGTGTTCGATCGATTCACCATCCTTCATGCCTAACGCCTGCATCATTCCGCGCATACGCTCAGACATAAACATGCGCATCAAGCTATCATCCAGCGACAAGAAGAAGCGGGTAGAACCCGGATCCCCCTGACGACCCGCACGGCCACGTAACTGATTGTCTATACGGCGCGACTCGTGCCGCTCAGTCCCGACAATATGCAAACCACCGGCTTCCAAAACCGCATCGTGACGCGTTTTCCAGTCCAGCTTGATCGCCTCGATTTCGTCTTCTGCCGGATTATCCAGGCGGGAAATCTCGGACTCCCAGTTACCACCCAACATGATGTCAGTACCACGACCCGCCATATTGGTAGCAATGGTGACTGCCCCCGGACGACCGGCATCGGCAATAATTTCCGCCTCACGGGCATTTTCCTTGGCGTTCAGGACATTGTGAGGAATACCGGCTTTTTGCAGTAAACCGGAAACATATTCGGATGATTCAATAGATGCGGTGCCAACCAGAACAGGACGTTTCAATTCGATGACAGCACGAATTTCTTCAACAACGGCGTCATACTTCTCTGGCACCGTGGCGTAGATCACGTCATTATAATCGGTTCGCTGTACCTGTTTGTTGGTAGGAATAACCACCACATCCAAGCCGTAAATCTGGTGAAACTCGAAAGCTTCGGTGTCCGCAGTCCCGGTCATGCCAGCCAGCTTTTCGTACAAGCGAAAGTAGTTCTGGAAGGTAGTAGAAGCCAAGGTCTGGCTTTCTGCCTGAATACGCACACCTTCTTTCGCCTCAATAGCCTGGTGCAGACCTTCGCTCCAGCGCCGTCCGGGCATGGTTCGCCCGGTATGTTCATCAACAATCACAATCTGGCCATTTTGAACGATATAGTCGACGTTCTTGTTATAAATTGCATGCGCCCGCAAAGTCGAATGGACATGATGCAGCAGGTTAAGATTTTGCGTTGCGTAGAGGCTTTCACCCGCTTCGAGAAGACCTTCAGCAACCAGCATCTCTTCAACAAACTCGTGACCTTCTTCTGTCATCTCAATTGAACGACTTTTTTCATCGACAACAAAGTGGCCGGAAATCGGATTATCTTCTTCATCCAGCTCACCCTTTTGCAACTTGGGAGCCAGCAGATTTATTTTGCGGTAAAGTTCGGAGTTATCCTGGGCCGGGCCGGAAATAATCAGTGGTGTACGGGCTTCGTCAATCAGGATGGAGTCCACCTCGTCGACAATAGCAAAGTACAGATCACGCTGAACCTTGTCCTCTACAGAAAAGGCCATGTTGTCGCGCAGGTAATCGAAGCCAAACTCGTTGTTCGTTCCATATACAATGTCGGATTGGTATTGTTCGCGCTTTTCGGCTGTTTGTTGACCGGGCACAACCACACCGACCGTCAAACCCAAAAATTCATACAACGGGCGCATCCATTCGGCATCACGACGGGCAAGGTAATCGTTCACCGTGACGACATTAACGCACTTGCCGGTTAACGCATTCAGATACGTCGGCAAGGTACCCACCAGGGTTTTGCCTTCACCGGTTCGCATTTCAGCAATACGACCTTCATGCAGGGTGATACCACCAATCAGCTGAACATCAAAGTGGCGCATGCCCATAACCCGACGACTGGCTTCACGACAGACTGCAAATGCTTCTGGCAGCAAGTCGTCAAGTTTTTCACCATTGTTAAGGCGTTGTTTTAATTCAGCTGTTTTTGCCTGCAGCTCTGTGTCAGTGAGCGCTTGCTGCGCTTCTTCGTAGCTATTGACCTGCTCAACCAGCTTACCCATGCGCTTCAGTTCCCGGCTGTTTTTACTGCCGAAGAGCTTGCGGAAAATATTACCCATCATGTGATTCTAACTATCCAATTTGCAAATACAGTGAGGCCCGGACAGACCGAAACGGCAAGTTATACGCCGCCTACGTTACAGGCCCGAGATGGTGACAGCAATTTGATCAATGCCTATCGGAGAGTGCGATGAATATAAGCAGAGGGGTCTACCGTTCGCCCGTTCTTGAAGACTTCAAAATGTACATGGGGCCCGGTTGAGCGCCCGCTACTGCCCATCGCGGCAATAACATCACCCTTGCGAACAATATCACCAACCTTGACGTTCAACTCAAGGCAGTGTGCGTAGCGCGTTTTGTAGCCGTTGC from the Candidatus Thalassolituus haligoni genome contains:
- a CDS encoding DUF6164 family protein; amino-acid sequence: MAKLLFRLNNVPDEEADAVRALLEQHAIHCYETHAGRWGISVAAIWLVDADDYDRARSLIDAVQQDLLDQNRGASQPVPSLRHRFRERPIDFILVAAGIGIIVMLTVWPFVTVFE
- the mutT gene encoding 8-oxo-dGTP diphosphatase MutT: MSHAVAVTEQLAVAVAVICNPQQQILIAKRPDHKHQGGLWEFPGGKIEAGETTAAALVRELDEELGLQLGNDSMSPLIEVCFDYPDKSVRLDVYWVEVTATESLQAHGAEGQPICWVGAADLASYNFPAANQPVLDATLGRLKR
- the argJ gene encoding bifunctional glutamate N-acetyltransferase/amino-acid acetyltransferase ArgJ; protein product: MAVNFSVFEDFATVAGVRLGIAQSAVRYQNRDDMVIFELAEGAEVAGVFTQNAFCAAPVQIAREHLAVQSPRYLLINTGNANAGTGKQGFANARRSCELLAAATGVEASQILPFSTGVIGEPLNMAAFERGIPLALAQLGEDQWARAARGIMTTDTLPKGYSHCFELDGHEVTISGISKGAGMIKPNMATMLGFIATDAQIDKTVLEQWCKRLANASFNRITIDGDTSTNDSCILIATGQSALTITDADSPVAEMLFNELKIAFQLLAQAIVRDGEGATKFVTVEVIEAREQQEALDVAYTVAHSPLVKTAMFASDANWGRILAAVGRAGVANMELDKIQIWLDDVRIVEDGGRCDSYTEAAGAAIFKQSEFTVRIALGRGDVTETIWTTDLSHEYVTINADYRS
- the secA gene encoding preprotein translocase subunit SecA produces the protein MMGNIFRKLFGSKNSRELKRMGKLVEQVNSYEEAQQALTDTELQAKTAELKQRLNNGEKLDDLLPEAFAVCREASRRVMGMRHFDVQLIGGITLHEGRIAEMRTGEGKTLVGTLPTYLNALTGKCVNVVTVNDYLARRDAEWMRPLYEFLGLTVGVVVPGQQTAEKREQYQSDIVYGTNNEFGFDYLRDNMAFSVEDKVQRDLYFAIVDEVDSILIDEARTPLIISGPAQDNSELYRKINLLAPKLQKGELDEEDNPISGHFVVDEKSRSIEMTEEGHEFVEEMLVAEGLLEAGESLYATQNLNLLHHVHSTLRAHAIYNKNVDYIVQNGQIVIVDEHTGRTMPGRRWSEGLHQAIEAKEGVRIQAESQTLASTTFQNYFRLYEKLAGMTGTADTEAFEFHQIYGLDVVVIPTNKQVQRTDYNDVIYATVPEKYDAVVEEIRAVIELKRPVLVGTASIESSEYVSGLLQKAGIPHNVLNAKENAREAEIIADAGRPGAVTIATNMAGRGTDIMLGGNWESEISRLDNPAEDEIEAIKLDWKTRHDAVLEAGGLHIVGTERHESRRIDNQLRGRAGRQGDPGSTRFFLSLDDSLMRMFMSERMRGMMQALGMKDGESIEHKMVTNAVEKAQRKVEGRNFDIRKQLLEYDDVANDQRRVVYEQRNDLMAMDDIGNIITAVRKDVVDEAVNDYIAPQSLEEQWDIAELEAYLSAEFNVELPIQQWLDAEDKLYEETLRERIAAAIEQAYKDKEASVGRETLRIFEKQVMLQIVDNLWKEHLATMDHLRQGIHLRGYGQKNPKQEYKRESFNLFQELLGNIKRETIRVLSHVKVREESEVREMEEKRRAEAEAQAQLAKYEHETTSGMVADEPVAAPGDDQVQPFVRDERKVGRNEPCPCGSGKKYKHCHGTLS